One segment of Paenibacillus rhizovicinus DNA contains the following:
- a CDS encoding ATP-binding cassette domain-containing protein — MTLTIPQGTHVAIVGSSGSGKSTLVSLLMRFDEPNDGRLRLDGTDARALPLDSYRKLFAYVPQEVLLFNTSIRDNIRFGRLTATDEEVETAAMRADIHEWIKAQPGVYDFKAGEGGRNLSGGQRQRVALARAFVRRPDILLLDEATSALDPVGEQAIYDSILSLAASTIISVTHRLQTTKHADRIYVIHKGELAGGGTHEELLESSGIYRRMWSKQDGFAISGDGTSADVKLERLKQIPLFSALDENTLAYMQQALVTERVNAGSTIMEQGEEGNRFYILVRGQVEVLQQSEGEESRRLAVLEDGDYFGEMALLKAIPRTATIRTLTPSILLTMHRESFQKAIENSPRLKRQLEIVYEERILSHR; from the coding sequence ATGACCTTAACCATCCCGCAGGGCACGCATGTCGCCATCGTAGGTTCGAGCGGTTCGGGCAAATCCACGCTCGTCAGCTTGCTCATGCGATTCGATGAGCCGAATGATGGACGGCTCCGCTTGGACGGGACCGATGCGCGCGCGCTTCCGCTGGACAGCTACCGTAAATTGTTTGCCTATGTGCCGCAGGAGGTACTGCTATTCAATACCAGCATTCGCGACAACATCCGGTTCGGCCGCTTAACCGCGACGGACGAGGAAGTCGAGACGGCGGCGATGCGGGCGGATATCCATGAGTGGATTAAAGCCCAGCCGGGCGTTTACGATTTCAAAGCAGGCGAGGGCGGACGCAATCTATCCGGCGGGCAGCGACAACGCGTCGCGCTCGCCCGGGCTTTCGTCCGGCGGCCGGATATCCTCTTGCTGGACGAGGCGACATCGGCGCTCGACCCCGTGGGAGAGCAGGCTATTTATGATTCGATTCTATCGCTGGCGGCTTCTACCATCATCTCGGTGACCCATCGTTTACAAACGACCAAGCATGCGGATCGGATCTATGTCATCCATAAGGGCGAGCTGGCTGGCGGAGGTACGCATGAGGAACTGCTCGAGAGCAGCGGAATTTATCGGCGCATGTGGTCCAAGCAGGACGGATTCGCGATCAGCGGGGATGGAACCAGCGCGGACGTCAAGCTGGAGCGTCTGAAGCAGATTCCGTTGTTCAGCGCGCTCGACGAGAATACGCTTGCGTACATGCAGCAAGCGCTCGTGACGGAAAGAGTGAACGCAGGCAGCACGATCATGGAACAAGGCGAAGAAGGCAACCGCTTCTATATTCTTGTTCGCGGACAAGTCGAGGTGCTGCAGCAGAGCGAAGGGGAAGAAAGCCGCAGGCTTGCGGTGCTGGAAGACGGCGATTATTTTGGCGAGATGGCGTTGCTTAAGGCGATTCCGAGAACGGCTACGATTCGGACGCTAACGCCGAGCATCCTGCTGACCATGCACCGTGAATCGTTCCAGAAGGCGATCGAGAATTCCCCGCGGTTAAAGCGCCAATTGGAGATCGTGTACGAGGAGCGGATTCTGTCTCATCGGTAA
- a CDS encoding carbohydrate ABC transporter permease, with protein sequence MTMTLRSVRRSIPHILLIGYLIATLYPFVFVLFSSIKSDNQAIASNPFGFPSSFHFENYYEAWVNAKISVYFFNSLYISTLCSIVTIIFSAMGAFAITRMRYLKISKGMYQFILIGLLIPGNALLLPMYKMLNDMVFFGHAVLGTHMALILPYTAGALPFTVIILSAFMRSIPGEIEEASVMDGLSAKGVFSKIILPITIPALVTVFIINFISNWNEFLLANFFISTDELRTLPVGMVGFRDIYNTNYAQMSAGIVFSIVPVMIIYAVLQKQIIEGLTAGGVKG encoded by the coding sequence ATGACAATGACGCTGAGATCCGTGAGAAGAAGCATCCCCCATATTCTGTTAATCGGCTATTTAATCGCGACCCTCTACCCGTTCGTGTTCGTCCTGTTCTCGTCCATCAAATCGGATAATCAGGCGATTGCGAGCAATCCATTCGGATTCCCGTCCTCGTTTCATTTCGAAAATTACTACGAAGCTTGGGTGAATGCGAAAATCAGCGTATACTTCTTCAACAGTTTGTATATCTCGACGCTGTGTTCGATCGTGACGATTATCTTCTCCGCCATGGGAGCCTTCGCGATTACGCGGATGCGGTATTTGAAAATCAGCAAAGGGATGTACCAATTCATCCTGATCGGTTTGCTCATTCCGGGCAATGCCTTGCTGCTGCCTATGTATAAGATGCTGAACGATATGGTATTCTTCGGTCACGCCGTACTGGGAACGCATATGGCGCTCATCCTTCCTTACACGGCCGGGGCACTTCCATTTACGGTCATCATATTGTCGGCGTTCATGCGCTCGATTCCGGGCGAGATCGAAGAGGCCTCAGTGATGGATGGGTTGAGCGCAAAGGGCGTTTTCTCCAAAATCATTTTGCCGATCACCATCCCCGCTTTGGTAACCGTGTTTATTATCAATTTCATTAGCAATTGGAATGAGTTTCTATTGGCGAACTTCTTCATCTCCACGGATGAATTGCGCACGCTGCCCGTCGGGATGGTCGGTTTCCGCGATATCTATAACACGAATTACGCTCAAATGTCGGCGGGAATCGTATTCAGCATCGTTCCGGTCATGATTATTTATGCCGTCCTGCAGAAACAAATCATCGAAGGTTTGACCGCCGGCGGCGTGAAAGGCTGA
- a CDS encoding carbohydrate ABC transporter permease codes for MNKTLRSPWTYVLFLLPLLILYLMFFIYPMISAFTTAFMKWNGLTPPKFNGLTNFKHAFADSKFWESASNNGKFILFSVFVQVPVIIFFSLLISNVKKLKGLYKTAVFVPSVMSTAVIGILWSFIYEPDIGLFNQILTKIGLHPVMWLSDTSWAMFSILITNAWQWTGFYIVMVLAAILSIPREIDEAAIVDGASAFTRATRITVPLIMPIISVVIMLSISGAMKAADIIIVMTDGGPGGVTDVMATYLIKYGITNAKYGYGNSIGVLIFMFSLILTALYQVLIARRVERVEY; via the coding sequence ATGAATAAAACATTAAGAAGCCCTTGGACGTATGTACTGTTTTTATTGCCGCTCCTGATCCTCTATCTCATGTTTTTCATTTATCCGATGATTTCTGCCTTCACCACGGCCTTTATGAAATGGAACGGACTTACCCCGCCGAAGTTTAACGGGCTGACCAACTTCAAGCATGCGTTCGCGGACAGCAAGTTCTGGGAATCCGCTTCCAACAACGGTAAATTCATTCTGTTCTCGGTATTCGTGCAAGTGCCGGTCATTATCTTCTTCTCCCTCTTGATCAGCAATGTAAAGAAGCTCAAGGGCTTATACAAAACAGCCGTATTCGTGCCTTCCGTCATGTCGACTGCGGTCATCGGCATCTTGTGGAGTTTCATCTACGAACCGGATATCGGCTTGTTCAATCAAATCTTGACTAAAATCGGATTACACCCTGTCATGTGGTTATCCGACACCTCCTGGGCCATGTTTTCGATCTTGATCACCAATGCGTGGCAGTGGACCGGATTCTACATCGTGATGGTACTTGCCGCTATCTTGTCGATTCCCAGGGAAATAGATGAAGCCGCAATCGTCGACGGAGCCTCCGCTTTCACTCGCGCAACCCGCATTACGGTGCCGCTGATCATGCCTATCATTTCCGTCGTCATTATGCTCTCCATCTCGGGCGCGATGAAAGCGGCCGATATTATCATCGTCATGACGGACGGCGGTCCGGGCGGGGTAACGGACGTTATGGCGACCTATTTAATCAAATACGGGATAACCAATGCGAAATACGGATACGGCAACTCCATTGGGGTGTTGATATTCATGTTCTCGCTCATTCTTACCGCATTGTACCAAGTATTGATTGCCAGAAGAGTCGAAAGGGTCGAATACTAA
- a CDS encoding type 2 periplasmic-binding domain-containing protein gives MKKKSLLVSSLGLALTATTVLGSVGAATKTDTIVIRHTQLGEAKQQRLNILKDVLARVSKEVPGVKYKLDGVDSDVNRKEKLRSEMVVNKAPAIFDLFGGSDTQLYAEANRLLDLTPILKELGLQNKFISLNEFTVNGKVYGLPIGGYQEGYFYNKEYFKAKGLKIPKTLAELEKLADTIKKDGKTPFAQASKAAWVPLMTANTLWARYAGPDITNGFTTGKTKWNSAPMVSAFTKYQDWVKKGYFKKGELGLDYAEQRNQLIRGEAIMMYDGSWASSVFTDPKQAGSLVNKVGYFAMPSVAGGKGNQTYVNGGFSNGYGFSAKVKNDKKQLAFVKSFIKNMYNDEMQIRGLEADGVLPSMKVNSTKLANANASALVKEIIEVGNKASGAFPAFDSLVQADVNTALSEGIQKLIGGKTTPKAMLDAVQKAQNAANSDDDF, from the coding sequence ATGAAGAAGAAGAGTCTTCTAGTCTCATCGCTCGGCTTGGCGCTTACCGCAACTACGGTCTTAGGTTCGGTCGGCGCGGCAACGAAAACCGACACCATCGTAATCCGACATACACAACTGGGCGAGGCGAAACAACAGCGTCTTAATATCCTGAAGGATGTACTGGCAAGGGTTTCCAAAGAAGTGCCGGGCGTCAAATACAAGCTGGACGGCGTGGACTCGGACGTAAACCGCAAAGAGAAATTGCGTTCCGAGATGGTAGTCAACAAAGCTCCCGCGATATTCGACTTGTTCGGCGGCTCCGACACGCAACTGTACGCGGAAGCCAACCGGCTGCTCGATCTCACGCCGATTCTGAAAGAGCTCGGCTTGCAAAACAAATTTATTTCCTTGAACGAATTCACGGTGAACGGCAAAGTATACGGTTTGCCGATCGGCGGCTACCAAGAGGGCTACTTCTACAATAAAGAATACTTCAAAGCCAAAGGCCTGAAAATCCCTAAAACATTAGCCGAACTCGAGAAATTGGCGGACACGATCAAAAAAGACGGCAAAACGCCTTTTGCTCAAGCGTCCAAAGCCGCATGGGTACCGTTGATGACAGCCAACACCTTGTGGGCTCGTTACGCGGGTCCGGATATTACGAACGGGTTCACGACAGGTAAAACAAAATGGAACAGCGCTCCGATGGTATCCGCTTTCACGAAGTACCAAGATTGGGTGAAGAAAGGATACTTCAAGAAAGGCGAACTCGGTCTGGATTATGCCGAGCAGCGCAACCAGCTCATCCGCGGCGAAGCCATCATGATGTACGACGGATCTTGGGCATCCAGCGTATTCACGGATCCGAAACAAGCCGGTAGCTTGGTGAACAAAGTCGGCTACTTCGCAATGCCTTCGGTAGCCGGCGGCAAAGGCAACCAAACTTACGTAAACGGCGGATTCTCCAACGGTTACGGGTTCTCGGCAAAAGTGAAAAACGACAAAAAGCAGCTCGCATTCGTAAAATCCTTCATTAAGAACATGTACAACGACGAAATGCAAATCCGCGGACTCGAAGCGGACGGCGTCCTGCCATCCATGAAAGTAAACAGCACGAAATTGGCGAATGCCAATGCTTCCGCGCTGGTGAAAGAAATCATTGAAGTGGGCAACAAAGCAAGCGGCGCATTCCCGGCCTTCGATTCCTTGGTTCAAGCCGACGTGAATACCGCGCTCAGCGAAGGCATTCAGAAGCTGATCGGCGGCAAAACAACGCCGAAGGCCATGCTCGACGCCGTGCAGAAAGCGCAGAATGCGGCAAACAGCGACGACGATTTCTAA
- a CDS encoding nucleoside hydrolase — protein sequence MAGTKIIIDTDIGDDIDDALAIAFALESPELEVIGITTVFKNVNARAKLAVNLLEMAGRPDIPVYAGIGSPIINKVDRNEIPCQFSEDKDGQVVGFGTNGIDFIIDTVMNSDGEITLVPIGPLTNIAIAILKEPELRTKVKEIVMMGGCFYSHLSEWNIRCDPEAARVVFESGIPIKAVGLDVTVQCVLAQEDMDRLLTRHKRTSAYIPELIARWQQVTDHYPMMHDALAICAVFDDRLLEFQRDEIVVETQGEFTRGSTYNKTALYWRGNAEQSVIKAAKSVDAAAFIKLYMDRVCF from the coding sequence ATGGCTGGAACGAAGATCATTATCGATACGGACATTGGCGATGATATCGATGATGCATTGGCGATCGCGTTTGCGCTGGAGTCGCCCGAACTGGAAGTCATCGGCATTACGACGGTGTTCAAGAATGTGAACGCCCGGGCGAAATTGGCGGTCAACCTGCTCGAAATGGCCGGACGGCCGGACATTCCCGTCTACGCCGGAATCGGCAGTCCCATCATCAACAAGGTAGACAGGAATGAGATTCCGTGCCAATTCTCGGAAGACAAGGACGGACAAGTCGTTGGATTCGGGACGAACGGCATCGATTTCATTATCGATACGGTCATGAATTCGGATGGCGAGATCACGCTGGTGCCGATCGGGCCTTTGACCAATATCGCCATTGCGATCCTCAAGGAGCCGGAGCTTCGGACCAAGGTGAAGGAGATCGTGATGATGGGCGGTTGTTTCTACAGCCATCTCAGCGAATGGAATATACGCTGCGATCCGGAAGCCGCGCGGGTCGTGTTCGAATCCGGCATCCCCATCAAGGCTGTCGGACTGGACGTGACGGTGCAATGCGTGCTGGCCCAAGAAGACATGGACCGGTTATTGACCCGTCACAAACGAACGTCTGCCTATATTCCGGAACTGATCGCGCGGTGGCAGCAGGTGACGGATCATTATCCGATGATGCATGATGCTCTGGCGATCTGCGCCGTATTCGATGATCGCCTATTGGAATTTCAGCGGGATGAGATCGTCGTGGAGACGCAGGGCGAGTTTACGCGCGGGTCGACGTATAACAAAACCGCGCTATACTGGCGGGGGAATGCCGAGCAATCCGTCATCAAGGCTGCCAAGAGCGTGGATGCGGCAGCGTTTATCAAGTTGTACATGGATAGGGTTTGCTTCTAG
- a CDS encoding ABC transporter permease: MTKHGFFYEIRKNRTLFLMALPAILLVFLISYIPMAGIILAFKDYRFDLGVFGSHWNGFENFKYFFNSGTGLRVTRNTILYNLMNLITSQLFAVMIAIFINEMRGKYFKKVTQSIIFLPFFISWTIVGVFVYNIFNYETGTLNSVLKSLHMDPVNLYSSPSVWIWIICFFNSWKWVGYTSVIYIASILSIDAECFEAAEIDGANVFQKIFYITIPSISPTIFIMFLLNIGRILRGDFQMFYQIIGNNGQLFDKTDVIDTFVFRSLLTSGDIAMPAAATFYQSVLCFVIIMVVNGVIRKTRPDNALF, encoded by the coding sequence TTGACCAAGCATGGTTTTTTCTATGAAATCCGCAAGAACAGAACGTTGTTTCTCATGGCCTTGCCTGCGATTCTATTGGTCTTCTTGATTTCCTATATCCCGATGGCGGGAATCATCCTGGCGTTCAAGGACTACAGGTTCGATCTCGGCGTGTTCGGCAGTCATTGGAACGGGTTCGAGAACTTCAAATACTTCTTTAATTCGGGGACCGGGCTGCGGGTAACGCGCAATACGATTCTGTACAACTTAATGAATCTGATTACCTCGCAGCTGTTTGCCGTCATGATCGCGATTTTCATTAACGAGATGCGAGGGAAATATTTCAAGAAGGTCACGCAGTCGATTATTTTCCTTCCCTTCTTCATCTCCTGGACGATCGTCGGCGTCTTCGTGTACAACATCTTCAACTACGAGACCGGTACGCTGAACTCGGTGCTGAAATCGCTGCATATGGACCCCGTAAACCTGTATAGCTCGCCGTCCGTATGGATCTGGATCATTTGTTTCTTCAACTCCTGGAAATGGGTCGGCTATACGTCGGTCATTTATATCGCTTCGATTCTCAGCATCGACGCCGAATGTTTTGAAGCGGCTGAAATCGACGGAGCGAACGTGTTTCAGAAAATCTTTTATATTACGATCCCGTCGATTAGCCCGACGATCTTCATAATGTTCCTATTGAACATCGGACGGATTCTACGCGGCGACTTCCAGATGTTCTACCAGATTATCGGCAACAACGGGCAGCTATTCGACAAAACCGATGTCATCGATACCTTTGTCTTCCGGTCCCTTCTGACAAGCGGCGATATCGCGATGCCGGCCGCGGCGACTTTCTATCAATCCGTGCTCTGCTTCGTCATCATAATGGTGGTGAATGGCGTCATTCGAAAGACCAGGCCGGACAACGCATTGTTCTAG
- a CDS encoding carbohydrate ABC transporter permease: protein MENKLAIDAKGRIPKTEGANLLFNVISYTVVIVAAILCLLPFEILISGSFTDEKAIALHGYGIIPSKFSLEAYHVLFKFPDSIIRAYGVSIFITVVGTAIGLFITSMTAYVMNRKDFKYRNKLAFFFYFTTLFNGGILSTYIFFVKYLQLKNDLTSLILPLLINVFYLIVMRTFISSIPDSISESAKIDGAGDFTIFMKLILPLTKPGLATIGLFYALDYWNDWYNAMLYITDVNKYPLQYLLFSTLQSAEAISRISKMASVAQISVPTLSLKLAMAVIATGPIILVYPSVQKYFVKGLTVGAIKG from the coding sequence ATGGAGAACAAACTTGCTATCGACGCGAAGGGCAGGATTCCGAAGACCGAAGGCGCGAATCTGTTATTCAATGTGATCAGCTACACGGTCGTGATCGTGGCGGCGATCCTGTGCCTGCTGCCGTTTGAAATTCTCATCTCCGGATCGTTCACGGACGAGAAGGCGATCGCATTGCACGGGTACGGCATCATTCCAAGCAAATTCTCGCTGGAAGCCTATCACGTGTTGTTCAAATTCCCGGATTCGATCATAAGGGCATACGGCGTATCCATCTTCATTACGGTAGTCGGGACGGCCATCGGGCTATTCATTACTTCGATGACGGCCTACGTGATGAACCGCAAGGATTTCAAGTACAGGAACAAGCTCGCGTTCTTCTTCTACTTCACGACGTTGTTCAATGGCGGCATTCTGTCGACGTATATCTTCTTCGTGAAATACCTGCAATTGAAAAACGACCTGACCTCGTTGATTCTTCCGCTCCTGATCAATGTGTTCTATCTCATCGTGATGCGAACCTTCATCAGCTCGATTCCGGATTCGATCAGCGAATCGGCCAAAATCGACGGAGCGGGAGACTTCACCATCTTCATGAAGCTGATTCTGCCGCTTACGAAACCGGGGCTCGCGACCATCGGCTTGTTCTATGCGTTGGATTACTGGAATGACTGGTACAACGCGATGCTCTATATTACGGATGTGAACAAGTACCCGCTGCAATATTTGCTCTTCTCGACGCTGCAATCGGCCGAGGCCATATCGCGAATATCCAAGATGGCAAGCGTAGCTCAAATCTCCGTTCCTACCTTGTCGTTGAAGCTGGCGATGGCGGTGATCGCGACGGGGCCGATCATTCTTGTCTATCCGTCCGTACAGAAATATTTCGTCAAGGGCCTTACGGTTGGTGCAATCAAAGGATAG
- a CDS encoding ABC transporter substrate-binding protein, whose translation MRRSNVLTLLLATTLSMAVALTGCGGNNSGNSNTSSNAGNGGTKNNGDNGKGTTDNTAAGTDNAGAKSDIDLSKHVNLTMYLIGSPARDYDMVLAELNKKLEKDLNATLKVNWVGWADYGTQYPLLLASGEPIDLIYASTWTNFYQNARKGAFMDIKDLAKTYAPKSLAQITPDFYKQTELDGHLFAMPSEFYQYGDMGYIVRGDLMKKYGLTSINNIDDYGKFMDAVVKNDPQLDPSGDISSSGGLESYYANAQGYYGILSSQFSPFYINMDDANPKIFNLYETDGILDYFKKMKEWGDKGYWSKSILSNKDDKMLTEGKAASKLHNQDSWSGVYMEHPDWDVQFYLNSKYTYKTQAMQDGMAVPASSKNPERALMLLELLRTDRSYNNLLTYGIEGKHYEITSDNKLKPLDLDGFAPDGYCSWGFKAPELRYDVVGTPPNNAEVRQKLADRARENPYALFTPDFEPVKNEMAAVTNVVQQYSFPLNYGYVKNPEEGLKTLVSKVKAAGSEKIMAEMQKQLDAFLAANK comes from the coding sequence ATGAGAAGATCAAACGTATTAACGCTGCTTCTGGCGACCACGCTCAGTATGGCGGTTGCATTAACAGGCTGCGGCGGCAATAACTCCGGAAATTCGAACACCAGCAGCAATGCGGGGAATGGCGGCACTAAGAACAATGGCGACAATGGGAAGGGGACGACGGATAATACCGCTGCCGGTACCGACAATGCCGGGGCAAAATCGGATATCGACCTTTCCAAGCATGTTAACCTGACCATGTACCTGATCGGTTCTCCTGCCAGGGATTACGACATGGTGCTTGCCGAATTGAACAAGAAGCTGGAGAAAGACTTGAACGCGACCTTGAAAGTAAACTGGGTCGGCTGGGCCGATTACGGCACGCAATATCCGCTGCTTCTGGCTTCCGGCGAACCGATCGACCTGATCTACGCATCGACGTGGACGAACTTCTATCAGAATGCCCGGAAAGGCGCATTCATGGATATTAAAGACCTGGCCAAGACTTACGCGCCGAAGAGCCTTGCCCAGATCACCCCGGATTTCTACAAGCAGACGGAGTTGGACGGCCACCTCTTCGCGATGCCCTCGGAGTTCTATCAGTATGGCGATATGGGCTATATCGTCCGAGGCGATTTAATGAAAAAATACGGACTGACCTCCATCAACAATATCGATGATTACGGCAAATTCATGGATGCGGTCGTGAAGAACGATCCGCAGCTCGATCCAAGCGGCGATATCAGCTCGTCCGGCGGTCTTGAGTCGTATTATGCCAATGCACAAGGCTATTACGGTATACTGTCGAGCCAGTTTTCCCCGTTCTACATCAACATGGATGATGCCAATCCAAAGATCTTTAACTTATATGAGACGGACGGCATCCTGGATTACTTCAAGAAAATGAAAGAGTGGGGGGATAAGGGCTATTGGTCGAAATCGATCCTCTCCAACAAGGACGATAAAATGTTGACGGAAGGGAAAGCCGCATCCAAACTGCACAATCAAGATTCCTGGAGCGGCGTCTACATGGAGCATCCGGATTGGGACGTCCAATTCTATCTGAACAGCAAGTACACGTATAAAACGCAAGCGATGCAGGACGGCATGGCGGTACCGGCTTCGTCCAAAAACCCGGAACGCGCGCTGATGCTCCTTGAATTGCTGCGCACGGATCGAAGCTACAACAATCTCCTGACGTACGGCATCGAGGGCAAGCATTATGAAATCACGTCCGACAACAAGCTGAAACCGCTTGATTTGGACGGCTTCGCGCCGGATGGCTATTGCTCTTGGGGCTTCAAGGCGCCGGAACTCCGCTATGATGTCGTCGGTACTCCGCCAAACAACGCGGAAGTGCGTCAGAAGCTGGCGGATCGGGCGAGAGAGAACCCGTATGCGCTCTTCACGCCCGATTTCGAGCCGGTCAAGAACGAAATGGCCGCCGTTACCAACGTGGTGCAGCAATATTCGTTCCCGCTCAACTACGGCTACGTGAAGAATCCGGAGGAAGGTCTGAAAACGCTCGTATCCAAAGTGAAAGCCGCGGGCTCGGAGAAAATCATGGCCGAAATGCAAAAGCAGCTGGACGCGTTTCTTGCGGCCAACAAGTAA
- a CDS encoding cache domain-containing sensor histidine kinase, protein MKRSFRAAVGLFTHMHIRAKLLISYFILIFLPLALMTAFSYKNVSHDYEKQILHSADQSFDQAFMFLSYKVNTLIKASDVIYFNADIQTILTMDKQTFADDYVQQNIDRRKLEYFLNSFQNTEDIYRASLYVPGWLMYAGQNFNFYNMDVFSRTADYQALLASKDKVDWLPPHAITNNNTNLDPVPVISLLRKIRNSEQTTEIIGIIELNILKEVVEGIIQKANITYDGVVYIQNSNGDIVSCSNTQNFQRINPNLALVQNAQAQDDDSQSWNKAKIGNNDFLVRTRAIDDTDWTMVTAIPFTEIFKQSTRIRDLMLLLMLVCGLVSYGLAYVITGATVKRILLLKKKMRLVQEGVLNVEVHAASRDEIGELTASFNHMVKRIRLLVEEQYQNGKEIKNLELKALQAQINPHFLYNTLEMINWKAIDNNVPEIAVISQSLAKFYKLSLNKGKDIVSIQDEINHIRAYVQIQNLRFDNKIKLDVRIDPELYGCDILKLILQPLVENSIIHGILEARDREEGLIVITGRLDMNDIVLTVSDDGVGMPSEQAARLLASGNANEEAQGYGVRNINHRIKLCYGQEYGLAYRSSPGGGTSVDIRIPHRGS, encoded by the coding sequence ATGAAGCGCTCGTTCCGGGCCGCCGTCGGATTGTTTACGCACATGCATATTCGGGCCAAGCTCCTGATCTCTTATTTCATCCTCATCTTCCTGCCGCTCGCGCTGATGACCGCCTTCTCGTACAAGAATGTATCGCATGATTACGAGAAACAAATCCTGCACTCCGCCGACCAGTCGTTCGACCAGGCCTTCATGTTCTTAAGCTACAAGGTGAACACGCTGATCAAGGCCTCCGACGTCATCTACTTCAACGCCGATATCCAGACGATTCTGACGATGGACAAGCAAACCTTCGCGGACGATTACGTGCAGCAGAACATCGACAGGCGGAAGCTGGAGTATTTCCTGAACAGCTTTCAGAATACCGAAGATATCTATCGGGCAAGTTTATACGTTCCCGGCTGGCTGATGTACGCCGGGCAAAATTTCAACTTCTATAATATGGACGTCTTCTCCCGCACTGCTGACTACCAAGCGCTGCTCGCATCCAAGGATAAAGTCGATTGGCTGCCGCCGCACGCAATCACGAACAACAACACCAATCTGGACCCGGTGCCGGTCATTTCGCTGCTGCGCAAAATCCGGAACAGCGAACAGACGACGGAAATTATCGGCATCATCGAGCTGAACATTTTGAAAGAAGTGGTGGAAGGGATCATCCAGAAAGCGAATATCACCTATGACGGCGTCGTCTATATCCAAAATTCGAACGGCGATATCGTAAGCTGCTCCAACACGCAAAATTTCCAGCGCATCAATCCGAATTTGGCGCTTGTCCAGAACGCGCAAGCTCAAGACGATGACAGCCAGTCATGGAATAAAGCGAAGATCGGGAACAATGACTTCCTTGTCCGAACAAGAGCGATCGACGATACGGACTGGACGATGGTGACCGCGATTCCCTTCACGGAAATTTTCAAGCAAAGCACCCGGATCAGGGATCTCATGCTCCTGCTGATGCTCGTATGCGGCCTGGTCTCGTATGGCTTGGCCTATGTCATTACCGGCGCAACGGTCAAGCGCATCCTGCTGCTCAAGAAGAAGATGCGCCTAGTTCAGGAAGGCGTGCTTAACGTCGAGGTGCATGCGGCCAGCCGCGACGAAATCGGAGAGTTGACCGCCAGCTTCAATCACATGGTCAAACGAATCCGGCTGCTCGTCGAGGAACAGTATCAGAACGGCAAAGAAATTAAAAATTTGGAGCTGAAGGCGCTTCAGGCGCAAATCAATCCGCATTTTCTGTACAATACGCTGGAGATGATCAACTGGAAAGCCATCGACAACAACGTTCCCGAAATCGCGGTCATTTCACAATCGCTCGCGAAGTTCTATAAGCTCAGTCTGAACAAAGGCAAAGATATCGTCAGCATCCAAGATGAAATCAATCATATTCGCGCCTACGTGCAAATTCAGAATTTACGATTCGACAACAAGATCAAGCTGGACGTTCGGATCGACCCCGAGCTGTACGGCTGCGATATTCTGAAGCTGATCCTTCAGCCGCTCGTCGAGAATTCCATCATCCACGGCATTCTCGAAGCCCGCGACCGCGAGGAAGGCTTGATCGTCATCACCGGACGCCTCGACATGAACGATATCGTGTTGACCGTCAGTGACGACGGCGTCGGGATGCCTTCGGAGCAAGCCGCACGGCTGCTTGCCAGCGGTAACGCCAACGAGGAAGCCCAAGGATACGGCGTCAGAAACATCAACCACCGAATCAAGCTCTGCTACGGCCAAGAATACGGCCTCGCTTACCGCTCGTCGCCGGGCGGCGGCACGTCGGTCGACATCCGAATCCCGCATCGCGGCAGTTAA